One Candidatus Methylacidithermus pantelleriae genomic window carries:
- a CDS encoding ParB/RepB/Spo0J family partition protein, translating into MPSRGLGRGLQALMAHPLGRSQPDLEQGEKIHWISPELLVCHPFQPRQRIDPQELEELAASIEKQGILQPLVARSVEGRYEIIAGQRRWQAARRLGLKEVPVILREATDRELLEFALVENLQRSDLNPIEEARAYRLLLEKFGATQEEIADRVGKSRASVANTLRLLALPAELQKLLEEGKLTTGHAKALLSLEDEELQKELAAQILAQGWTVRQAEARVAHLREPLGGKPRVKRPSSKDRSPTHWERKLQESLGRRVEISPLSEGGWIKLYYYSDSDLEELLRLLGVSTEEDVP; encoded by the coding sequence ATGCCATCGCGCGGATTAGGGAGAGGACTTCAGGCCCTCATGGCCCATCCCTTAGGACGTTCACAGCCGGATCTCGAGCAAGGGGAAAAGATCCATTGGATTTCCCCGGAGCTTTTGGTCTGCCATCCTTTTCAGCCTCGCCAGCGAATCGATCCTCAGGAGCTTGAGGAGTTAGCGGCGTCCATTGAAAAACAGGGGATCCTACAGCCTCTGGTTGCACGGTCCGTGGAAGGACGCTACGAGATCATCGCAGGGCAGCGGAGATGGCAAGCAGCCCGTCGTTTGGGGTTAAAGGAGGTCCCGGTCATCCTGAGGGAGGCTACGGACCGGGAGCTTCTGGAATTTGCGTTGGTTGAGAACCTCCAACGGTCTGACCTCAATCCGATTGAGGAAGCAAGGGCGTATCGGCTGCTTTTGGAAAAGTTTGGGGCAACCCAGGAGGAAATTGCCGACCGGGTGGGCAAAAGCCGTGCCAGCGTTGCGAACACGTTACGTCTTTTGGCGCTCCCTGCCGAGCTTCAAAAACTTCTTGAGGAGGGAAAACTCACCACTGGCCATGCCAAGGCACTTCTTTCTCTGGAGGACGAGGAGCTGCAAAAAGAGCTCGCCGCCCAGATCTTAGCGCAGGGCTGGACCGTGCGGCAGGCGGAGGCTCGGGTGGCCCACCTGCGCGAACCACTGGGCGGCAAGCCACGGGTCAAACGCCCGTCTTCGAAGGATCGCTCCCCAACCCATTGGGAACGGAAACTTCAAGAAAGCTTGGGTCGCAGGGTTGAGATAAGCCCCCTTTCCGAGGGAGGCTGGATCAAGTTGTATTACTATTCCGATTCAGACTTGGAAGAACTTCTACGGCTTCTTGGCGTTTCCACGGAGGAAGATGTCCCCTGA